A part of Actinobaculum sp. 313 genomic DNA contains:
- a CDS encoding long-chain fatty acid--CoA ligase, whose protein sequence is MDYGTHDLAADIQDAFDNSWPNIGAALDDKASTNPDQTGWMYPDAKGIWREMSWSAFRDWTHVLGAGLLALGYRTGDVVGICAGTSIRWIAADMALSVIGATTNSLYPNTRADDINFILRDSGAAAIFVQNEQILEKVTMHQALNEQISRIIVMEGENRSADPRVLTWEELEAHGRRHLKESPVCVRNAMDTTSHDTLATIIYTSGTTGRPKGVEITQGTWIYEAIGWGANNTIQDRDIHFIWLPLSHGFGKCMILISLYTGTINALDGRIDQIVPNMAKVHPTLMCGVPRIFEKVRSGVLNAAPPDSSKGKIVKWAMRVGEQSFPYRSQHLKMPARLAAQYRLADRLVFSTIRRQLGGKLQYVISGSAKLNPELQRWFFNLGIPLLEGYGVTETAAVTFYNRPQDLTFGSVGRIIPGSAVRVDEGTGEILIKGPCVMRGYHNDPELTAQVIRDGWFHTGDIGRVDNDGFLYITDRIKDVIKTSNGKFVSPSEVEAMLTGNSEAISQAVVVGEGHKYCVALVSLDPQWISEWCSAHERAGMPYSEAVRLQEVRRQLQRDIDRANSKLGSWETVKRFEILDAEMTVDDGTATPTLKVRRSHAIEHYQSLIDKMYADEQDVRLS, encoded by the coding sequence ATGGATTATGGCACGCACGATCTCGCAGCTGATATCCAAGATGCTTTCGACAACTCCTGGCCCAATATCGGAGCGGCGCTAGATGACAAAGCGAGCACCAACCCCGACCAGACCGGCTGGATGTATCCGGATGCGAAGGGCATATGGCGCGAGATGAGCTGGAGTGCATTCCGTGACTGGACCCATGTTCTTGGTGCAGGTCTGCTGGCTCTCGGTTATAGGACGGGCGATGTCGTCGGAATCTGTGCCGGGACTTCAATACGCTGGATCGCTGCAGATATGGCGCTGTCTGTTATCGGCGCGACAACGAACTCGCTCTATCCCAACACTCGCGCCGACGATATCAATTTCATTCTGCGTGATTCCGGCGCCGCCGCTATTTTCGTGCAGAACGAGCAGATCCTTGAGAAAGTCACCATGCATCAGGCTCTGAACGAGCAGATCAGCCGCATTATCGTGATGGAAGGTGAGAACCGCTCAGCGGATCCACGCGTCCTGACCTGGGAGGAACTTGAGGCTCACGGACGGCGCCATTTGAAGGAATCTCCCGTATGCGTACGTAACGCCATGGACACGACCTCACATGACACCCTTGCAACCATCATCTACACCTCGGGTACCACCGGGCGACCCAAGGGCGTGGAGATCACACAGGGGACATGGATTTATGAAGCCATCGGTTGGGGTGCTAACAACACCATCCAAGACCGCGATATTCACTTCATTTGGCTGCCCCTATCACACGGTTTCGGCAAGTGTATGATCCTCATTTCGCTGTATACCGGCACAATCAATGCCCTGGACGGACGTATCGACCAGATCGTGCCCAACATGGCGAAAGTCCATCCCACACTTATGTGCGGGGTCCCGCGCATCTTCGAAAAGGTACGTTCCGGAGTTCTGAACGCAGCACCGCCGGACTCTAGCAAAGGCAAGATTGTGAAGTGGGCGATGCGGGTAGGCGAACAGTCCTTCCCCTACCGCTCCCAACACTTGAAAATGCCTGCCCGGCTCGCGGCCCAATACCGCCTGGCTGATCGCCTCGTGTTCTCCACCATCCGCCGACAGCTTGGCGGAAAGCTGCAGTACGTCATCTCCGGCTCCGCCAAGCTCAACCCGGAGTTACAACGGTGGTTCTTCAACCTGGGCATTCCGCTTCTGGAGGGATACGGGGTAACGGAGACTGCCGCAGTCACCTTCTACAACCGCCCGCAGGATCTCACCTTCGGCTCGGTGGGAAGGATTATTCCCGGATCGGCTGTACGCGTGGACGAAGGCACCGGTGAAATCCTCATTAAGGGTCCGTGCGTGATGCGCGGCTATCACAACGACCCCGAGTTAACCGCGCAGGTCATCAGGGACGGCTGGTTCCACACCGGGGACATTGGGCGAGTCGACAACGATGGCTTCCTCTACATCACCGACCGGATCAAGGACGTCATCAAAACCTCCAACGGAAAGTTTGTTTCGCCTTCCGAAGTCGAGGCGATGCTGACCGGTAATTCGGAGGCGATCTCACAGGCCGTGGTAGTCGGTGAAGGCCACAAGTACTGCGTCGCCCTTGTCTCATTGGATCCGCAGTGGATCTCCGAGTGGTGCTCTGCCCATGAGCGCGCCGGAATGCCGTACTCCGAGGCGGTGCGGCTGCAGGAAGTACGCCGCCAGCTACAGCGAGACATTGACCGGGCAAACTCGAAGCTGGGCAGTTGGGAAACAGTCAAGCGTTTTGAGATTCTTGACGCTGAGATGACCGTCGACGACGGCACCGCAACCCCGACATTGAAGGTACGCCGCTCCCATGCCATCGAGCATTACCAGAGTCTGATCGACAAGATGTACGCCGATGAGCAGGACGTACGCCTCTCCTAG
- a CDS encoding ATP-binding cassette domain-containing protein, producing MTDVEFSNVARSFGRVQALDGVSFQVPKGSVFALLGPNGAGKTTALRILLGLARADAGTVKILGSPPGSRSARSALGYLPDVPAFPEWMTAYEYLESVARLVGVRPAAAAKRIPALLEMTDLEKAMTRPIRGYSRGMRQRLGLAQALIGAPELLVLDEPTSALDPAGRHAVLELIARLSEHATIILSSHDLSDVAQVASHALVLRSGRALFSGSVAELRTSVGGHSLRIECSDPEALLPLLRAEPWCRSAIRQGTAVLVRIADADSAATLCREGTEPSGSDPGDRRTSALEPRDSRSGDSPGYGMRSGNVGPRKARQQDSSPYDREPSSSPSCSSRPDSSPSCSSRPYSSPSCSSRPYSSRTGDSCWREAAQRIPALITAANLALYSLSSEAPTLEDVFLHLTEQP from the coding sequence GTGACAGATGTAGAGTTTTCCAATGTTGCCCGCTCCTTCGGACGCGTGCAGGCGCTTGACGGCGTCAGCTTCCAGGTACCCAAGGGCTCAGTGTTTGCACTGCTCGGCCCCAACGGCGCGGGTAAGACGACGGCTTTGCGAATTCTGCTCGGCCTGGCGCGTGCCGACGCGGGAACCGTGAAGATTCTAGGCTCCCCTCCCGGATCGCGCTCCGCCCGGAGCGCCCTTGGGTATCTCCCGGATGTCCCGGCATTCCCCGAGTGGATGACGGCATACGAGTACCTGGAGTCCGTGGCGCGGCTGGTCGGCGTCCGCCCCGCCGCTGCAGCAAAGCGAATCCCGGCGTTGTTGGAAATGACAGACCTGGAGAAGGCCATGACTCGCCCGATTCGCGGCTACTCACGTGGCATGCGTCAACGGCTCGGCCTGGCGCAGGCACTGATCGGAGCACCCGAGTTGCTGGTACTTGACGAGCCTACCTCCGCGCTCGACCCGGCCGGCCGCCATGCCGTCCTGGAGCTCATTGCGAGACTGAGCGAGCACGCGACAATCATCCTCTCCTCTCACGATTTGTCCGACGTCGCCCAGGTCGCCTCGCATGCGCTGGTCCTTCGTTCCGGACGCGCATTGTTCTCCGGGTCCGTGGCCGAACTACGGACGTCTGTGGGCGGGCACAGCCTGCGCATCGAGTGCTCGGATCCGGAAGCACTGCTGCCGCTGCTGCGCGCCGAACCGTGGTGCCGGTCCGCAATTCGGCAGGGTACGGCTGTCCTCGTCCGAATTGCCGACGCCGACTCCGCTGCCACACTTTGCCGCGAGGGCACCGAACCGAGTGGTTCGGATCCGGGCGATCGGCGGACCAGCGCATTGGAGCCACGCGATTCCCGATCAGGTGACTCGCCAGGATACGGTATGCGGTCAGGGAACGTCGGCCCGCGCAAGGCAAGGCAACAGGACTCATCTCCGTACGACCGGGAACCGAGCTCTTCACCATCATGCTCGTCGCGGCCGGACTCGTCACCATCATGCTCGTCGCGGCCGTACTCGTCACCATCATGCTCGTCGCGGCCGTACTCTTCGCGCACCGGTGACTCGTGTTGGCGCGAAGCGGCGCAGCGCATACCGGCGCTTATCACGGCCGCAAACCTCGCCCTTTATTCACTCAGTTCCGAGGCCCCCACCCTCGAGGACGTCTTCCTTCACCTGACGGAGCAGCCATGA